Proteins from a genomic interval of Quercus robur chromosome 9, dhQueRobu3.1, whole genome shotgun sequence:
- the LOC126698119 gene encoding uncharacterized protein LOC126698119: MKPIIPLALYLLLNFLVLCAAADHESSSSTSTSTTILFATLGGRSANAFDVFALPTWDPPSITAEIRITDGRSLNFNGHFPSSSLFSLLTNQSLVQTRSEPIPTELIYVTERNGTWNIYYDAVFRNTPRSTRSRSALEDEEEENLVRFQLPLLGSMQSNNQISMKDKPSLSGDYLVYVSTHEDTGEPRTSWAAVYSTELRTGLTRRLTPLGIADFSPAVSPSGVWTAVASYGEEGWNGDVEELSTDIYVFLTRDGTQRVKVVEHGGWPCWVDESTLYFHRRGSDNWWSIYRAILPSEGLVSTESVVVERVTPPGLHAFTPAASPGNKNFIAVATRRSTSKFRHIELFDLAKNEFKELTRLVSPQTHHFNPFFSSDSNRVGYHRCRGESNGRKNTQLLLENLQSPVADVSLFRMDGSFPSFSPAGDRIAYVEFPGVYVVNRDGSNRRQVYPDSAFSTVWDQVRKGVIYTSTGPTFAEPTTEVDVISINVDDDDLNGQPKFKRLTTNGENNAFPFPSPDGKWVVFRSGRSGYKNLYIMDAVDGERAGLQRLTEGPWSDTMCSWSPDGDWIAFASDRENPGSGSFELYLIHPNRTGLRKLFQSGSGGRANHPTFSPDGKSVVFTSDYAGISAEPISNPHHYQPYGEIFTMKLDGSDLKRLTHNSFENGTPTWGHRYIKPLDVEWLKGGPRCSFEDCHWLNQTPNQNHGDVSSKPQCRA, encoded by the coding sequence ATGAAACCCATAATCCCTCTGGCCCTGTACCTCTTGCTCAATTTTTTAGTGTTGTGTGCAGCGGCGGACCATGAATCTTCAAGCAGCACCAGCACCAGCACCACCATACTCTTCGCCACGCTTGGCGGAAGATCAGCCAACGCCTTTGATGTCTTCGCGCTCCCAACGTGGGACCCACCTTCAATCACCGCCGAAATCAGAATCACCGATGGTCGATCTCTCAATTTCAACGGCCACTTCCCTtcctcctctctcttctctctcttaaccAACCAATCCCTCGTCCAGACCCGATCCGAACCGATTCCAACCGAACTCATCTACGTCACGGAGCGAAACGGCACGTGGAACATCTACTACGACGCCGTTTTTCGCAACACTCCGCGAAGCACCAGATCCCGGTCGGCACttgaagacgaagaagaagaaaacctcGTACGTTTTCAACTCCCTCTGTTGGGTTCGATGCAAAGCAACAATCAGATTTCGATGAAAGATAAGCCCAGTTTGAGTGGGGACTATTTGGTCTACGTGTCCACTCACGAGGACACGGGTGAGCCGAGGACGAGTTGGGCCGCGGTGTACTCGACCGAGTTGAGAACCGGGTTAACTCGCAGGTTGACACCTCTTGGAATCGCCGATTTTAGTCCCGCGGTGTCTCCGTCTGGGGTTTGGACAGCCGTGGCTTCGTATGGAGAGGAAGGTTGGAATGGTGATGTGGAGGAACTCAGTACGGATATCTATGTTTTCTTGACTCGGGATGGGACTCAGCGAGTCAAGGTTGTTGAACACGGTGGGTGGCCGTGCTGGGTCGACGAGTCTACTCTGTATTTTCACAGGAGGGGTAGTGATAATTGGTGGAGTATTTACAGGGCGATTTTGCCGAGTGAGGGTTTGGTTTCTACTGAGTCGGTTGTGGTTGAGCGAGTCACCCCACCGGGTCTCCACGCGTTCACACCAGCCGCGTCACCAGGGAACAAGAACTTCATCGCTGTGGCTACGAGAAGATCCACCTCGAAATTCCGTCACATAGAGCTTTTCGACCTGGCTAAGAACGAGTTCAAGGAGCTAACTCGGCTCGTGTCACCCCAGACTCACCACTTCAACCCGTTCTTCTCGTCCGATTCGAACCGAGTCGGGTACCACAGGTGTAGAGGCGAATCGAATGGAAGAAAAAACACACAGCTGTTGCTTGAGAATCTCCAAAGCCCAGTGGCTGACGTGTCACTCTTTAGAATGGACGGTTCCTTCCCTTCTTTCTCACCCGCAGGTGACCGTATCGCTTACGTGGAATTTCCGGGCGTTTACGTCGTGAACCGGGACGGTTCGAACCGGCGTCAAGTTTATCCCGATTCAGCATTCTCGACCGTGTGGGACCAGGTGCGCAAAGGGGTTATATACACCAGCACGGGCCCTACTTTTGCTGAGCCCACCACTGAGGTTGATGTAATTTCTATcaatgttgatgatgatgatctcAACGGCCAACCAAAGTTCAAAAGGTTAACTACCAATGGGGAAAACAATGCCTTTCCTTTCCCTTCACCCGATGGTAAATGGGTCGTGTTTCGTTCGGGTCGATCGGGTTACAAGAACCTTTATATTATGGACGCTGTGGATGGGGAGAGAGCTGGGCTCCAAAGGTTAACTGAGGGTCCATGGAGTGACACGATGTGTAGTTGGTCACCGGATGGTGATTGGATCGCTTTTGCATCGGATCGGGAAAACCCGGGAAGTGGGAGTTTCGAGCTATATTTGATCCACCCGAACAGGACCGGGTTGAGGAAATTGTTTCAAAGCGGGTCGGGTGGGCGGGCGAACCACCCGACTTTTAGTCCGGATGGGAAAAGTGTAGTGTTTACTTCAGACTATGCTGGCATATCAGCTGAGCCAATCTCAAACCCACATCATTACCAGCCGTACGGTGAGATCTTCACAATGAAATTGGACGGCTCTGATTTGAAGAGATTGACACATAATTCGTTCGAGAATGGGACACCGACGTGGGGTCATAGGTATATTAAGCCACTTGATGTGGAATGGTTAAAGGGTGGGCCACGGTGCTCGTTTGAGGATTGTCACTGGCTCAATCAGACGCCTAATCAAAATCATGGTGATGTCTCATCCAAGCCTCAATGTCGTGCATAA